GTACTGTCAGTCAGTTCATGCAGGCTCCTTATGAAGACCGCATAGAAGTAGTTAACAGAATTTTGAGGTACTTCAAAGCAACTCTCGGTAAAGGGTTGAGGTTTAGGAAGACTGACAGAAGGTGTATAAAGGTCTATACTGACTCTGACTGGATAAGGTCTATTGGTTGTAGAAAATCCACCTCGGGATACTACACCTTTGTGTGAGGCAATCTTGTTACTTGGAGAAGTAAGAAGCAAGGAGTTATGGTTCAAGCAACGTTGAAACCGAATACAGGGCTATGAGTTTAGGGCTATGAGTTTAGGAATCTGTGAGGAAATCTAACTCCATAAAGTGTTGTTTGATCTTCGTCAGAACTATGAGGTGCctataaaactattttgtgATAAAAAGGCAGCTATTAGCATTGCCAATAACCCAATCCAACATAACGTAACCAAAAATATTGAGATTGACAGACACTTTATCAAGGAGAGACAGAACAGTGGTAGCATCTACAACCCTTACATACTCTCAAGCCAACAGATTGTTGATATACTCACAAAGGGGCTCCTCAGGGAAAACTTTGATTCatgtgttagcaagttgggtcTTTTTGATATTTACGTCacaacttgagggggagtgttagaaATAATGGGCTTGGGTCATGTTGAAAGCCCAAAGGTAGTTGAGATTTACTTTACCTtaattttttgtcattttaattaGGCTTGTGTTGCTTATAAATGTTTTCCCCTTTGTACCTTTAttacataagaaaataataagaaatatcTACATTACGGTGTTTCTCCCTGTACTAGGGTTTTCAcgtaaatttgtgtttgttttacaTCTCTACCTTTAATAACTTTACGTTTTAAAGGAGAGTTGaggatatttatatattttcaaatgtggACAGAAATGAAGCTGGAATTTTGACTGCTAGAAAGGATATGGACTATATTGGACGTGAAGAGTTGCTTGAAGCATTAAAAAGGGTTAGTACGTGTTTGCTTGTCTCACTCCCGCCATTTTTTAGGAGCTTAGATATAGCACTTTTCCCTTGTAAAAGGATGATAATAAACACATTACactaatttttattgaataggTGGTTTAACTTGTCTTTCAATGGTTTGCAGCAAAAGGGTACATTTGAAACTGGTCAGGAAGATAGTACTGAAATTCCGGAAGAGTTGAAACTCAGATTGGCATATAGGGAAGCAGCTGTTGCTATTCTGGCTTGCTATTTACCAGATACCCACCGCCCATTCATTGAGGTAGAGTTGTCATCTTGtttcaaagtttttataaCGTTTCCTTGGTAGAGAAGAAGCTtgttaactattttcattcttATCCTTGCAGACAAATATAAAGTCAATCCGTAGTCAGCCAAATATGCATTATGCTGAAACTCCAGGGAGAGTGTTCTcaagaaaaatagattatGTTAATTCCATTGTGCGCACATGTGCTCGTAAGTTATATGTGGTGCTTATGctttacttttataattttctgtgggtaatttttttatttggagtTGCTACATGTGAAATTGAACTTTGGGTAAATTGTATGAACCACCCTGCTGGTATTTGTAATAATTGCATCCTTAAACTTTCAAGTGTAAAAATTAAACCCCAAAGTTTTCAGTGTAAAAATTGGATTCTTAAACTTCCAATGGTCAATCTAAACCCTCAATCtgtaaaaaatgtaaaaaatcaGCTGCTTCGGTTGGGTGTGACATGGGGGTGTTTCCTTCGTTGTAGGTTTGCCTTTGGGACATTAGAAAGCGTTTGTTATGGGATCTGATTATGTGTAAGATTTGTAGGAGACTTTAATGTTGGTAGTTCatttcaaaatgtaaaattaaatcgATTATGCTTCCAGGGTAATCTCTTGGACGTTTGCACTATCTGAAATAATGTTAGAATTACTAGTTTATATTCACTGgttttatgtaaatttttaatactTGCTCTGTGGATTTCTCACAGCCCGGGTAATTGAGGAGGAAATGTTTGGGATTGATAACTTGTGTTGGATCTCTTCAAAGGCTACGTTAGAAGCTTCAAAGTTGGCAGAACTTTTGATTCTGCAGACGGGGATGACAGCTTTTGGTAAAGCGTACTACAGGAAACTTGGCGATCTTGTTCCAAATGTTTGTCTGCATAATTGAAGCTTAATACTCTTGAAGTTTTATGACAGTAATTTTCTcaacaataaatatttcaataactCCGTTAATTTGAATACTTTCTACAGCTTGCATCCAAACTTGATGCACTTCGTGAGGAATACTTGCGTTATGCTGTGGAAAAATGCTTTTCTATTTTGAGAGAATACCACTCCGCTGTAGAGACAATCACAGGTCATGTTGTTTTATGTAATTCTTTATTCTAATATATGTAACAATGGTGGACTGTTGAATGATCTTCACAGTAGTTAAACTTAAATATTGAGATGCGATTAGAAATTGAGGAAGTTGATTTCTTTCAAGTAAGGAATCGGTATCATCTAAGTTCTATCACCTCTTGAACATGTGGCATTTGTATTATGCAGATATTTTACTTGAGAAGGGAGAAATTCAAGCTGAGGAAATTTGGGACATATTTGAAAAGGCTCCTCGATTTCCACAGGTGTTTTTTCTTGACTTTAGAAAATTGTATCTGTTATTGGGAAATTATCATAGTTTGCTTACTTTCACATGGTAATTGTTCGATTTCTCTCACTCTCTTGTgcgctctctctctcttttggataaaaattcacttttgctattttctaattgcatatattaaaaaaatgggcAATCTTTCTTAAGTTGTTAATTACCAATCAACCCAAAAGCTTGAGTTGATGggttatttaatattatatcaatactCTAACACTCTCGTTTGCCTATGGGTGTTATGAGAGATTTTCTATAGGAAGGGGGGAGGAAGGTCACGATCCCCATTTGGTCAACTGGGCAGCAGTGGGGCGCCCTTTGAGTCAAGGGGTTTAGAGATCAGTAATCTAAGATTCAGCAACAGATCCTTGTTGGCCAAGGGGTTTTGGCGCTTTCCCCTCGAGTCTGATTCTTTATAGCATAGGATTATTGAGAGTAAGCATGGTACGTATCCTTTTGAGTGGACGGTGAAAGGAGTTATAGGCACACATCGCAATCCTTGGAAAGATATCTCTCTTGTGCTTCCGACTTTTTCCCGATTCACCCATTGTTTTGTGGGGGAGGGTAAGGATATGTATTTTTAGGAGGATCGGTGGGTGGGGGAGTCTTCCCTTTTTATTCCTGCATCTTGATCGTTTATCCACTTCTAGAAAGCTTTATGATATCTAATCTTTTGGTCAGGCTCGATAACTTCTTGCCACGATCAAGGAGTTCCTCCTCCATCCATCCTTCAGAGagggtttttttattttgtatggaTCTATGGGATATGTGCTATTTTGTGGACatttggaggaagaagaatgaTTGGGTCGTGGTAGGGAAAGGGATCATAATGAGGTTTGGTCTTgattagattttatattttcctttgGGCTTCGATTTCGAGGtccttttgtaattatttcattgGTGACATTCTTCTCAATTAGTCCCCattctcatttttctctcaatgaaagttggttttctcgttttttttttataaaaaaactccCCTTTACCTATGGCCTTGAACCAATTAAGTGAAATTCAATTAGAGAGAAAGGATTTTATAAGGGTTTGAACTCAaaacctctcttttttttaaaaaaaaaaaaaacctcaaaacCTCAAAACCTCATATTCTAATACCATGATAAATCACCTATCAACCCAAAATTTTAAGCTAATGGATTATGGtagatttaatattatatcaatattcTAATACACATGAGGAAACTTGTCTTGGGTGGGGTGAGCTATTATGACTTGCTCATTGTTTGGTTCTTCTAGTGTAATAGTCGAAGTTCTTAATTTGTATAACTTACACTTAGCTACAGCAAAccaatttgaaatattgtcTCCAATGTTTACTGTTTGTTAACCATCTTCTCTCCTCATCTTCTCTCATTGTCTACTAGTGTGCACCCAAAAAACGGACTATTATAACccacatattataataatcattgACTATAGTAACCAACTCAGAAATCAAAGAATTTTTCATGACAAATTGCTCGGATGGTTAAATCTTTACGAAATTGCTCACAGAAATGCTTCATCGTGGTGCAACCTCTCTAAAGATTTTGACAGCTAAGCATCTCAGATTTCAAACTAACTTGGAGCGCTTTATCGCCCAAGTCTAACCACCTAACAATTTTGATAGACTTTTGGTTTATCAAGGATTGTCTCTTTGTTTTATATCTTATGTCGTAAAGACTGTTTGGCCTTTAAGTCATACTTGTTATCGcttattttggatatgatgagggcaTTAAGGGGGGACGTCAacttagttgagatgtccggtGTGCCAATCCTTGAGTTATTTTGGTCATTGTATAATTGTACTATGAGCTTCAagtctcatttttatttaataaaagaggCTTGTTTCCTTGtcgggaaaaaaaaaatactcagCTTATAAAAAGATTATGTAAGTCTTGTAAAGAATTTGCAGCCGATTtcctcaaatgaaaaatagagtAATGCATAGACTTCTCCGCTGAAAACGAAAGAGCTGAGCATTAGTCCAATTTTCTCAAGTGAAAAGTAGTGGGGGCTTGCTGCATGAAGAAATTTCAGctgaaattcatttttttctcatcccttatcttttaattgaattgTATGGatctttgtttgatgtttaaaGGCAAAAATTTATATGTCTGCATAACCTGTCAATATATGCAcgcacattttttttttataaaaaaaacaaaaatattaatgtgtTCCTAAATGTGTCTTGCCCTACCTTCTTGGAAAGATGTGTCACCGTGTGCAAAAACATTTGTCTATGGCAAGATCTAGCTTGAGGGctacttgttttgtttttttgtttttgaaaaggagacggtctctttattaatataataataatgacacaaaagctcatagtacaagagaattatacaatgaaCATATGTAACTATGGATCAGGAGGTGCACTTgagcatctcaactaggttgacacccccatagcatcctcatcatatccaaacaAGCTAAAGACCAAAACATAGGAGTAATGtccaaaggcaaaacaaaaccaaaagaagtacaaaaaaatacaaatacaaataaaagactATAGGAGACATCCATCAACTCGCGCCGAGACAAACTTGAGTTTTGCATGAATACTCTCCTCAGATTGTGACGTTGGGCTGATGCAATTTTGACTTTTgttattcaataatttcacTTGTCAATGTTCAGATATTCAATGTCTTCAAACTATTTAAGGGTATTTTTGGTTGCACCTTATCAGCCTTCTGTGCGTCCAATTGATGAACATGGAGCTCTGCTGTATGCTGGACGGTGGGGAGTTTATGGGGTTACACTGCCTGGAAGGGTTACATTTGCACCTGGAAATGCTGGATTTGCGACTTTTGGTGCCCCTCGACCTATGGAGGTACATGACAGTCTATAATGCTCAGATTTACTCCATCCATAATGTTGAATTACTGATAAATGGATCTTTCCTCTGTGAATTGAACCCTTGTGCAGACACAAGTTGTTAATGACGAAACATGGAAACTAATTGATGATATCTGGGACAAAAGGGTTCAGGAAATGAGAACTGAAGTTTCAGAAGAGGTTGAAGAAGACAAAGAGAAGCCACAACTTCTGATGGCCAGTCATTTCCTTTGAATGTAATAATAAATTCCTTCATCTGTTAGCTCTCTCATTCATTGTTATTGATTCATGCACTcgccttttatttttcttgttaacTGAAAACAGATATTGCATTGAATTATTGATAATGAGAAGTATAGACAATACAAGTATGTAGGACCAGGGAACCTCAAAAGACAGAAACTGAAACTAAACTTTGTTCTCGTAGGTTAAGAAGTCATGGCAAACTCATACATTACATTTTTTGACCAATCAAAagcatagaaaaaaaaaaaactgaactCTATCCATTAACAACTTGTCATTCTTCATGTTTTCTCAAAACATATGCTTGTTTGTCTGAGTTTTATGACCTAATTAAGGGTGGTACTGCTAACATTAGTCCTTTACTTGCAACATTACGATAAATATCCCTACAAAATAGTGAGTGTAAATCTTCTGGAACTACCCGGAAAACATATAACTGAAATACTAACTGAGTCCACCATTGAAACATTAATTTAGCCCTTGTGAACCTTATCCTGTTATTGTTTTCTTGCATTTTCTGTTACACTTCATATCTGTTGTaactctcaaattttaaatggagGAAATATCTTTCAATCATTTGATTGGGaggaagaatgaaagaaaaacaaaaaaaaaaatcttatttctAACAAGAACTTTGCATTGACACCCCACCCAATAAAAAGATTCTTGCCCTGAAGAAATTGGTCTGCCTTTTACGTCTCTATCTCTCATTCCTCTTCATGTTTGTATCATAGGATCTATACAAGggtttcaaactttattatcGCGTCATCTTTTTCATTCAGGGTTTATATTGCACACTCTTAACAACTCTTCCCTTACACTTTTCCTTTGATGCTTTCCACTTCCATGCGGGAAAGCAATTGTGATGGTTTTTGTTTACATAGTCTTGCAGATCATAGTGGGATCCTTAATATTTGCCGTAAATGCATGCCAGATTCCTGAAGGTCTGGAAATTTGCATCCTTGATGATTATGTTTTACGCAGATGAGGAGGGCTTTGAAAAATGGCACATTTTAGATTTATACTTGCTGGAGACTTCGTGGCAATAAAGATGATgcaatgattttgttttaggCCGTGAGAAGTTAGTGAAGTTAAGTGGCTTCTGCAATTTTAACTGAATCTCTGGAATTGCTTTTCGGCCTGAGTTACCATCAACGAGAAGGGGTATTTGTTTGTATTAGTCCTTGTAAATTGTATCGTTTGTTCATCGGCTCTTCTGAATTTGTATTTCGTTCACAAAGTTTTGCACACACCACATCTTATTAATCAATGAGAAATGTCCTTTTCCTTTCATTGGAAGAACTGGAAAATTGggcaaataaataatgtaaaaagaaTTCATTAGTGCATTGTTTATTTGTTGGCTATCGTTATTCAACTATCATGCTAACCAAGATTACAACACAACTATAATGTGGTATTTTTCTAGATTCTGAATGTTAATAGAGAGGATTCAATATCCTCGTGAAGCACTCTCTCAGGAGGGAACTTGGGGAGAAGGTTGGCGATTCTTTTAGCAGATTCTAAATATGATTTATGTTTGTATACTATGGCTGCTAACTTAGCTTCTGCATTGGTACACTGGTTTTTGAATGCAAAGATGTGACTGGCACTGTAATTCTCCTTCCCGAGTAGGTCGGTGAGCTCCTTTTCCTTCAGTGTCCAGCTaccatttctcaaattgaaggCATACAAAGGAAGGAATCTTTGTCCATAATCAGCTATGAATTCTAAagcttttaaaatgaattcgAACTCCTCATTTGACATGTAGTACGGAAAGCTGACTCTTGTCCATCCAGGTTTTATTCCCTCATAGCCCTATTAGATTATTAAAGATAAAGTTGAAAGATGATGGAACGAATCTCACTATTTCATggttgaaaaatcaaactgaTTAATACCTTAGCAATGGCAGTTCTGTAGGCTTGCGAGCATGCTTCATCAATGTTGAGCAGCTTGTGACCATAAGGACCAGCACAACTGCATCCCCCTCGAGCCTGAACTCCAAACAAATCGCTCAGGAGCGCTGCTACAAAAGGACCGTGAAGAGGTTTGGCTCTCATACTCCCCGTTTCTTCCCACATGTAAAGCTTTTTAACCTTTTCTCTGCTGTTAGGATTACCTAACATATCTGTGATACAGTTGGGCAATGAATTATTGGTCGAGGagtaaatgataaaagatAATATCGCCTGTCGCTTTGTAGACGTGCTCCCTAAAATACTGATGCTTCTATTTGGGAGAAGTCTCTTCAAAGCCCTTTCTATATACCGATGCTCTTGCTTCTCTATCTCTTGATAGCCGATATATTCTTTTACCCAAAAAGCCAAAGCTGCTCTTATTATTCCTATAATCTGTGGCGTTCCACCATTTTCCCTCTCTTCTATGTTTTCGTAATACAGTGTGTCCTGGAGAAAGTTTTCCACGAGCAAAGGAACAAACgtcaaaatatatcaaaatttcagcTTCAATCTATTGGCTTCCATTCGAACAAAACTCAATTTGGTAAGCTTTCCATTTACCTTTTCAGTGAAGCCATTGACATAAGTCACAGTACCACCCCCACAAGTTGATGGAGGAGATGATTTTAACTTGTAGAGACTTTTGTTCATCAGAAGGATTCCAGGTGATCCAGGCCCTCCAAGAAACTTGTGCGTACTTAAAAAAATGGCATCATAGCCATCAATTTCCCCCGACTTCATATCAATTTGCACATAAGGACCACTACACACCATAGACAAATAGATTCAATTATCATATATTTAGTGAATGCTTTAACTCTAGAAAATAGGTAAAATTTCATGTACCTTGCAGCAAAATCAAAGCAAACATGGCCTCCATATTGATGAATTAGTGTAGCAATAGCTTTTGTGTCTGAATAAATTCCTGTGACATTACTACAAGCTGAAAAAGAACCCAAAATTGGTCTATTTCCAGCTTTCTTACATGCTTCAAGTTGGGATCTGAGCATTTCGAAGTCTAAAAGCCCATTCTCATCCATTCCAATTTCAACTACCTCGGCTAAGCTCTGCCGCCACGAGAGGAGGTTGGAGTGATGCTCATAAGGTCCAACAAAAACAacccatctttcttcttcctttagGGTTTCTATTACCCTCTCTCTTAGAATGGATGGCACTGCAATGCCCATCACTTCTTGAAGTCTTTTAATGGCGGAAGTTGTGCCTTGTCCACAGAATAgaattgcttcttcttctccacctCCTAAGCATCTCTTGATGTACGTAGTTGCATCGTGCACCATCTTTGTTGTATGGTGTCCTACGTAGCTGTCACATGTGTGAGTGTTGCCTGCAGATAAGGCAAGTTTAGAGTTAGGATCAAACTATTGACCCTTGAAATGGTAATCCGTGTGATTAAGTAGTTATGCTTGacttgttaattttgttttgttttttctcttaaagAGAATAAGTTTTGCTGTTATGTTTagcataattatttaaaatagtaaaatcgTCTAAACTATTTACTGCTACATcgaaattttgcattttttgaaagcattttttatggtaatttaatgttttaacGATGTAGTGGTTCTCtttatcatgttttttttaaattttatttatttattttattattattgttcattttttaagtaCAATGGATTCAACCTTTCTTTGATCCCAAGAAAACAGTGTAACtgaccatttttaaaatagaattcTCACTTCAAATATGGCTTGATATCATATcaagtgttttttttagaatatatcataaaactatttttaactatattgtaaaaatattttattatacatCACACATAATTATATACGATActattctaataattttgcattagccatatatatgtgtagaaaatgttaaatcatatcaaatagatttttatgaaaaaaaaaatcatatttaccctctaaaattttgaaatttgttggGATAATTTAACCTATATTCTATTGTACTGGTGACAGGGTCTATATTATATAGTAAGTAGCCAACCCTTCCTaagttctaaatttttaatataacttaAACGGTAGATATAGAGAGAAATTAACCATAAAATGGAAGAACTTTTCTGAGGATGAAATCTTCAATATAACGAAGAGAACGACCAGAAGCTGTATGATCAGCATAACACAATCGTCTTTCTCCAAATGGAGAATCAATCTCTGCTTCTCCACCGATAATCTGAGAACGCAACCAACCCATCCTTTCCTCCACCCTGTCGGAAAACGGAATGCCGTCCATCTCCACCGTCCGAAATGATCTCGACCGCTCGCAAACTCCATAGCTTTCAGGGGTGGCGCTTTCTGCAGCTTCTGCATACACCCTGTCACTGCTGTAAGCTTC
This DNA window, taken from Cucumis sativus cultivar 9930 chromosome 6, Cucumber_9930_V3, whole genome shotgun sequence, encodes the following:
- the LOC101223213 gene encoding uncharacterized protein LOC101223213 translates to MGIKLSKSKIKSHLIKPNKSSFPANTMELKVENPMWVKPQSFAGEAYSSDRVYAEAAESATPESYGVCERSRSFRTVEMDGIPFSDRVEERMGWLRSQIIGGEAEIDSPFGERRLCYADHTASGRSLRYIEDFILRKVLPFYGNTHTCDSYVGHHTTKMVHDATTYIKRCLGGGEEEAILFCGQGTTSAIKRLQEVMGIAVPSILRERVIETLKEEERWVVFVGPYEHHSNLLSWRQSLAEVVEIGMDENGLLDFEMLRSQLEACKKAGNRPILGSFSACSNVTGIYSDTKAIATLIHQYGGHVCFDFAASGPYVQIDMKSGEIDGYDAIFLSTHKFLGGPGSPGILLMNKSLYKLKSSPPSTCGGGTVTYVNGFTEKDTLYYENIEERENGGTPQIIGIIRAALAFWVKEYIGYQEIEKQEHRYIERALKRLLPNRSISILGSTSTKRQAILSFIIYSSTNNSLPNCITDMLGNPNSREKVKKLYMWEETGSMRAKPLHGPFVAALLSDLFGVQARGGCSCAGPYGHKLLNIDEACSQAYRTAIAKGYEGIKPGWTRVSFPYYMSNEEFEFILKALEFIADYGQRFLPLYAFNLRNGSWTLKEKELTDLLGKENYSASHIFAFKNQCTNAEAKLAAIVYKHKSYLESAKRIANLLPKFPPERVLHEDIESSLLTFRI